In a single window of the Arachis hypogaea cultivar Tifrunner chromosome 6, arahy.Tifrunner.gnm2.J5K5, whole genome shotgun sequence genome:
- the LOC140173612 gene encoding uncharacterized protein, with the protein MIKKSAWVEELTSVLWSYRTTEQSSTGETPFRLTYGLDAVIPVEIGKPSPRLLLKGVEEAVEKDLIDEAKEMAHLTETALKQRMALRYNTKVLRREFKPNNLVLRRNDIGLPTPGEGKLTANWEGPYRVKEVIGKGAFKLERLNGKEIPRTWNASNLKRFYS; encoded by the coding sequence ATGATAAAAAAAAGTGCTTGGGTCGAAGAGCTCACCTCGGTCCTTTGGTCCTACCGTACAACCGAGCAGTCATCCACCGGGGAGACCCCCTTCCGACTAACATATGGGCTAGACGCGGTAATACCCGTGGAAATCGGGAAACCGAGCCCACGGCTACTTTTGAAGGGAGTGGAGGAAGCTGTGGAGAAGGACCTAATAGATGAAGCCAAAGAGATGGCCCACCTGACGGAAACAGCACTGAAGCAAAGAATGGCCCtgcgctacaacaccaaagtgctcaGAAGAGAGTTCAAACCAAACAACCTCGTTCTAAGGCGTAACGACATCGGCTTGCCGACCCCGGGAGAGGGCAAGCTGACGGCaaactgggaaggtccctacagagttaAAGAGGTGATTGGCAAAGGCGCTTTCAAGTTGGAAAGGCTCAATGGCAAAGAGATCCCGAGGACGTGGAACGCGAGCAACTTGAAAAGGTTTTACTCTTAA